The Pungitius pungitius chromosome 8, fPunPun2.1, whole genome shotgun sequence genome has a window encoding:
- the LOC134132269 gene encoding BICD family-like cargo adapter 1: MPVSKDNMVTEEDLDKWPYLKGVKIPHIPADVDLLIGANASKVMEPWEVKNSDGEGPYAVRTLLGWVVNGPLQGSKDNGNTIECPDVTVNRYADKLEELKQELQQKGSHNRLQEEELISAMREQVLRLTQKEQVLEERLESVCQENTELRASLASLHTRLALQDQLNQQHSQQLAGALQEAEAAQGRSRQLQTQVEELQEEVSLQEGRSHGDAPLLSELESSMETTSLGVSKEEITQEMWSSLQLLLPLTPKLNNSGRSEVVDQKEDLHTILRQLKGVAQTLALTWGSQELNRAFVDRTGDQCGNPSAAHELRDQNVHLQQENAELKRKLQDVEEEADVVQHTIRDRDEAIAKKTLMEAELVRSKSDMISLNNQLEAIQRKLELSQELEAWQDDIQIVINQQLRSQQQMEHPQKKSTSNGTSFFRRGGRAASTSSTSSTWSSDVDPG; encoded by the coding sequence ATGCCTGTGTCCAAAGATAACATGGTTACCGAAGAGGATTTGGATAAATGGCCATACCTGAAAGGTGTTAAGATCCCTCATATTCCTGCTGATGTGGATTTGCTAATTGGAGCAAATGCTTCCAAGGTAATGGAGCCCTGGGAGGTTAAAAACAGTGATGGAGAAGGACCTTATGCAGTTAGAACCCTACTGGGATGGGTCGTGAATGGACCATTACAAGGAAGCAAGGACAATGGGAACACAATTGAATGTCCGGATGTTACTGTTAATAGATACGCAgacaagctggaggagctgaaacagGAGCTCCAACAAAAAGGAAGCCACaacaggctgcaggaggaggagcttatcAGTGCGATGAGAGAGCAGGTTCTGCGTCTCACCCagaaggagcaggtgctggaggagcgTTTGGAGAGTGTGTGTCAAGAAAACACCGAGCTGAGGGCCAGTTTGGCCTCTTTGCACACACGCCTGGCTCTACAAGACCAACTCAACCAGCAGCACAGCCAGCAGCTAGCTGGGGCGCTGCAAGAGGCGGAGGCTGCACAGGGTCGCTCACGGCAGCTGCAGACCCAGGTCGAGGAGCTTCAGGAGGAGGTGTCCCTGCAGGAAGGCAGGAGCCACGGAGACGCACCCCTGCTGTCCGAGCtggagagcagcatggagacgacGAGCCTCGGGGTCAGCAAAGAAGAGATTACACAAGAAATGTGGTCCAGTCTTCAGTTGCTGCTCCCACTGACACCGAAACTGAACAACtcggggaggtcagaggtcgtggaTCAAAAGGAAGACCTGCACACAATACTGCGTCAGTTGAAGGGAGTGGCCCAGACTCTGGCACTGACGTGGGGCTCTCAGGAGCTGAATCGAGCTTTTGTCGACAGGACGGGCGATCAGTGTGGGAATCCGAGTGCAGCGCATGAGCTGAGAGATCAGAACGtccatctgcagcaggaaaacgCTGAGTTGAAACGTAAGCTgcaggacgtggaggaggaggccgacgtCGTCCAACACACCATCAGAGATCGAGATGAAGCCATAGCCAAGAAAACCCTGATGGAGGCAGAGTTGGTGAGAAGTAAAAGTGACATGATATCTCTCAACAACCAGTTAGAAGCCATCCAACGTAAGCTGGAGTTGTCACAGGAACTGGAAGCCTGGCAGGACGATATCCAGATCGTTATCAACCAGCAGCTCAGGTCccagcagcagatggagcaTCCTCAGAAGAAGTCCACCTCCAACGGCACGTCCTTCTTCCGCAGGGGGGGCAgagccgcctccacctcctccacctcctccacctggagttCAGACGTGGATCCTGGTTGA